A stretch of Leptospira andrefontaineae DNA encodes these proteins:
- a CDS encoding DUF1574 domain-containing protein, producing MKKKFIYIPLFFIAFLFLADKIFLLDFFKTSFYQEGNPVYYTHRNHLFEKLKNDPSLKEKNLALAFGDSRAYPYSIKTLPENIQKDWTVYNFSGPQAVPAYGFYWFRKIIQSGIKPKVVFYVVSPEGFVDDSRGLLYEPFLRIGADEEFRQTYWDHFSDSDKLEILKEKFFSIRKIRPGFKLFWSRLTGGKLKQYRADQNHENLILELGNGEQLAYASVSNNPKKLAKDALRLKSIYLSGFTLGENEFYFVEEFLKLAKEEGVKTYLIWPKVYPGYRAGYYELGLEKSWWPRIQKLAETYGASAADMNTLSSCDLYYDGSHQSVLCILEQSEILMNDYTGKKKLP from the coding sequence ATGAAAAAGAAATTTATCTATATCCCATTATTTTTTATCGCTTTCCTGTTCCTTGCGGATAAAATTTTTCTTTTGGATTTTTTCAAAACATCCTTTTACCAAGAGGGAAATCCGGTCTATTACACTCATCGAAACCATCTTTTTGAAAAGTTAAAGAATGATCCTTCGTTAAAAGAGAAAAACCTCGCATTGGCATTCGGAGACTCTAGAGCCTATCCTTATAGTATAAAAACTCTTCCTGAGAATATACAAAAGGATTGGACCGTTTATAATTTTTCCGGTCCGCAGGCGGTACCAGCTTACGGTTTCTATTGGTTCCGTAAGATTATTCAATCCGGGATTAAACCCAAGGTTGTCTTTTATGTCGTTAGTCCTGAAGGTTTCGTGGATGATTCGAGAGGACTTCTATATGAACCGTTCTTGAGAATCGGAGCGGATGAGGAATTCAGACAAACGTATTGGGATCATTTTTCCGATTCTGATAAATTAGAGATCCTTAAAGAAAAATTCTTTTCTATTAGAAAGATCCGACCTGGATTCAAACTTTTTTGGTCCAGACTAACCGGCGGAAAACTAAAGCAGTATAGAGCGGACCAAAATCATGAAAATTTAATTTTGGAATTGGGAAACGGGGAACAACTTGCGTATGCAAGCGTTAGTAATAATCCTAAGAAATTAGCAAAAGACGCACTTAGATTAAAGAGTATTTATCTTTCCGGATTTACTTTAGGTGAAAACGAATTTTATTTCGTGGAAGAATTCTTAAAATTAGCGAAAGAAGAAGGAGTTAAAACCTATCTAATCTGGCCTAAGGTGTATCCAGGTTATAGAGCAGGGTATTACGAACTAGGGCTCGAAAAATCCTGGTGGCCAAGAATACAAAAACTTGCCGAAACATACGGAGCTTCCGCAGCGGATATGAATACTTTAAGTTCTTGTGATCTATATTACGACGGTTCTCACCAAAGTGTACTTTGTATATTAGAACAGTCTGAAATTTTAATGAATGATTATACGGGAAAGAAGAAACTTCCTTAG
- a CDS encoding MBOAT family O-acyltransferase, whose product MNFTSLEFLFFFCLVFLVYWNLPDHWKKFFLILSSGFFYAFASWKFLFHLIAVVSINWFFIRFFLNKKWFLPVSIGFNVLNLAFFKYFYFFADLLGVFFGIPEFQNKISLDGILSKSLEWAGFEVVLPLTISYYTFQLISLLVDKKKGLIQEDLSFLKIASYIFLFPVMIAGPILRYSDVSTQFDSPKMEKEDMVDGLWLVVVGLFKKSVVTALMSGSIFQVFAETSSFSGQALLSTIYFFAIYLYLDFSGLTDLARGMGKLLGFTLPQNFKAPFFFNGFGDFWRRWHLTFSFWIRDYLYIPLGGSRSGTLRTCFNYLVAFGLGGLWHGANLNYLTWGALTGLYLSAERAFKDWNIKLIPEIPYVKRTITYLFVLHIYIVSWILFFTPDFSSAVAAVQRIIVWAPGVNFPNMEPCIFALFVALFFHCVEEWPERFKVALRWKTILLPIVWILVLLALPTGNADFFYGQF is encoded by the coding sequence ATGAATTTTACCAGTTTAGAATTTTTATTTTTTTTCTGCCTAGTATTTCTGGTGTATTGGAATCTTCCAGATCATTGGAAGAAATTTTTTCTAATCCTAAGTTCAGGATTTTTTTACGCATTCGCTTCTTGGAAATTCCTGTTTCATCTGATTGCGGTAGTTTCGATCAATTGGTTTTTTATCCGGTTTTTTCTGAATAAAAAATGGTTCTTGCCGGTTTCTATTGGATTCAATGTTCTTAATTTAGCTTTTTTTAAATATTTCTATTTTTTTGCGGATCTTCTGGGGGTATTTTTCGGAATTCCTGAATTCCAAAATAAGATCAGCCTGGACGGTATCTTATCCAAATCACTGGAATGGGCCGGTTTCGAAGTGGTACTTCCGCTCACTATCAGCTATTATACTTTTCAGTTAATTTCTCTACTTGTGGATAAGAAGAAAGGATTGATACAAGAGGATCTGAGTTTTTTAAAGATCGCTTCCTATATTTTTCTATTTCCGGTAATGATTGCAGGACCGATCCTAAGATATTCAGACGTTTCTACTCAATTCGATTCTCCTAAAATGGAAAAAGAAGATATGGTAGATGGGTTATGGTTGGTAGTAGTAGGCCTTTTTAAAAAATCTGTGGTGACCGCTTTAATGTCCGGATCCATTTTTCAGGTTTTTGCGGAAACTTCTTCTTTTTCCGGACAAGCGTTACTAAGTACGATTTATTTTTTCGCGATATACCTTTATTTGGATTTTTCCGGACTTACCGATCTTGCGAGGGGTATGGGAAAACTTTTAGGTTTTACTTTACCTCAAAACTTCAAGGCACCGTTTTTCTTTAATGGTTTTGGGGACTTTTGGAGAAGATGGCATTTGACCTTCTCCTTTTGGATTCGAGATTATTTGTACATTCCACTCGGAGGTTCCAGAAGCGGGACATTACGTACCTGTTTCAATTATCTGGTTGCGTTCGGATTAGGCGGACTTTGGCACGGGGCTAATTTAAATTATCTGACTTGGGGAGCTTTGACCGGACTTTATCTTTCTGCAGAAAGAGCGTTTAAAGATTGGAATATAAAATTAATACCTGAAATACCGTATGTAAAAAGAACGATTACTTATCTTTTCGTTCTGCATATATATATAGTGTCTTGGATCCTATTTTTCACTCCGGATTTCAGCTCTGCAGTCGCTGCAGTACAAAGAATTATCGTTTGGGCTCCTGGAGTAAATTTCCCGAATATGGAACCTTGTATCTTTGCACTCTTTGTGGCTTTATTTTTCCATTGTGTGGAGGAATGGCCTGAAAGATTCAAAGTGGCTTTACGATGGAAAACGATACTTCTTCCTATCGTTTGGATCCTAGTTTTACTCGCTTTACCTACTGGTAATGCGGATTTCTTTTACGGGCAGTTTTAA
- a CDS encoding PQQ-dependent sugar dehydrogenase, with translation MRRFRHRILTFSLFLGLFLFTGEDTDLLAKTKKQKTKKEGGTEYVFGWTQVASGFKEITDIQFHPSMPDEMVVLEKKGKILLWNFTNKQSKLIADFTGSVETRSEEGLLGLAFHPKFSENKLFYINAVSKEAGKDQTFILEFRWADSNVIRWQDRKRILLRVDQPYSNHNAGQLSFGPDGKLYIGFGDGGAGGDPYKHGQNTSTYLGTLIRITPNLDTNAPPYKIPEDNPFKNTPGFLPEIWAYGLRNPWKFSFDTKTGDLYLADVGQDDWEEVDLVLKGKNYGWNIKEGAHCFLPKENCEKPGLTDPILEYNHDLGRSITGGYVYRGKNLSKYYGWYIFADFVSGKLLGFPTEAEGKRKLTVLGDTHFLISTFGQDSTGELYFGDFSSGNIFQIGKKN, from the coding sequence ATGAGACGATTTCGCCATAGGATCCTAACCTTCTCTCTATTTCTGGGACTCTTCCTATTTACGGGAGAGGATACTGATCTTCTTGCCAAAACTAAGAAACAAAAAACTAAAAAAGAAGGCGGCACAGAATACGTTTTCGGTTGGACCCAAGTAGCTTCCGGATTTAAGGAAATCACTGATATACAATTTCACCCTAGCATGCCGGACGAGATGGTTGTCTTAGAGAAGAAGGGAAAAATTCTTCTTTGGAATTTTACAAACAAACAGTCCAAGCTGATTGCCGATTTTACAGGAAGCGTAGAAACAAGATCGGAAGAAGGTTTACTGGGCTTAGCATTTCACCCTAAGTTTTCCGAAAATAAACTCTTCTATATCAATGCGGTATCTAAGGAAGCAGGTAAGGACCAAACATTCATTTTAGAATTTCGCTGGGCTGATTCGAACGTGATCCGCTGGCAGGATCGTAAGAGGATCTTACTCAGAGTGGATCAGCCTTATTCCAATCATAATGCAGGGCAATTGAGCTTTGGCCCTGATGGAAAATTATATATCGGTTTTGGAGATGGGGGCGCCGGAGGAGATCCATACAAGCACGGACAAAATACCTCTACTTATCTAGGAACTCTTATCCGAATAACGCCTAACCTAGATACAAATGCTCCTCCATATAAAATCCCGGAAGACAATCCTTTTAAAAATACTCCAGGCTTTCTACCTGAGATCTGGGCCTATGGGCTTAGAAATCCATGGAAGTTTTCTTTCGATACCAAAACAGGAGATCTTTACCTTGCTGATGTAGGACAGGATGATTGGGAAGAAGTAGATCTGGTTCTAAAAGGCAAAAACTACGGTTGGAATATAAAAGAAGGGGCTCATTGTTTTTTACCTAAGGAAAATTGCGAAAAACCCGGGTTAACCGATCCAATTCTGGAATATAATCATGATTTGGGTCGTTCTATTACGGGCGGATACGTCTACCGAGGGAAAAATCTTTCCAAATACTATGGATGGTATATATTTGCGGACTTTGTCTCTGGAAAGCTGCTTGGTTTTCCCACCGAAGCAGAAGGTAAAAGGAAACTAACTGTATTAGGGGATACTCACTTTCTAATTAGCACATTTGGCCAGGATTCCACAGGCGAGCTGTATTTTGGTGATTTTAGTTCAGGAAATATCTTCCAAATTGGAAAAAAAAATTGA
- the fsa gene encoding fructose-6-phosphate aldolase, protein MELYLDTANVDEIKEIASYGLLDGVTTNPSLIAKSGRSFKEVIKEICAIVPGPVSAEVLATKHEDMLKEADELVKIAPNVVIKVPLIPEGLKTVVKLTEKGIPTNVTLCFSAPQALLAAKAGATYISPFIGRVDDTSWDGMELVSEIREIYDNYGYETKILAASIRGPIHLKESALRGADCATMPISAYQQLFKHPLTDIGLEKFLEDAKKLKW, encoded by the coding sequence GTGGAATTATATTTAGATACAGCCAATGTGGACGAGATCAAAGAGATTGCGTCCTACGGTCTTTTGGACGGAGTTACTACAAACCCATCTCTCATCGCAAAGTCAGGTCGTAGCTTTAAAGAAGTTATTAAAGAGATCTGTGCAATCGTTCCTGGTCCAGTAAGTGCAGAAGTACTCGCGACCAAACATGAAGACATGCTGAAAGAAGCAGATGAACTTGTAAAGATCGCGCCAAACGTAGTCATCAAAGTCCCTCTTATTCCGGAAGGATTGAAAACCGTTGTAAAACTGACTGAGAAAGGAATTCCTACAAACGTAACTCTTTGTTTCTCAGCTCCTCAAGCACTTCTTGCTGCAAAAGCAGGAGCCACTTATATTTCTCCATTTATCGGGCGTGTAGATGATACTTCTTGGGATGGAATGGAACTTGTCTCCGAGATCAGAGAGATCTATGATAACTACGGTTACGAAACAAAAATTTTAGCTGCTTCTATCAGAGGACCGATCCATTTGAAAGAATCCGCTCTTCGTGGAGCTGATTGCGCTACCATGCCGATCTCCGCTTACCAGCAACTATTCAAACATCCTTTGACTGATATCGGTTTGGAAAAATTCTTAGAAGACGCTAAGAAATTAAAGTGGTGA
- the purN gene encoding phosphoribosylglycinamide formyltransferase, which produces MASLIPKPRKKLVFLASGRGSNLEAVLQVIQKGKIPANPAFLITDNPEALSIQIAARHNVPAKILDWKSYSKKEEYHLDLLRTLTEISPDLIVACGYMRILKPEIIRAFPNRIINIHPSLLPSFTGLHAQKQAFDYGVKVAGCTAHFVDEGVDSGPIILQGVVKIEEGMTERELTLAILKEEHKILPLAVKHFCEDRLLIKDRKVSIL; this is translated from the coding sequence TTGGCAAGTCTGATTCCCAAACCCAGAAAAAAGCTTGTCTTTTTGGCCTCTGGGCGGGGGAGCAACCTGGAAGCTGTCCTTCAGGTGATCCAAAAGGGGAAAATCCCCGCAAATCCCGCATTTTTGATCACAGATAACCCGGAGGCGCTTTCTATCCAGATCGCAGCCCGTCATAATGTCCCCGCCAAGATCTTGGACTGGAAGTCTTATTCAAAGAAGGAAGAATATCATCTGGACCTTCTCCGCACCCTGACAGAGATCTCTCCGGATCTGATCGTTGCCTGCGGATACATGAGAATTTTAAAACCGGAAATCATCCGAGCCTTTCCAAACAGGATCATCAATATACATCCTTCTCTTCTTCCCTCCTTTACAGGTCTACATGCTCAAAAACAGGCGTTCGATTATGGAGTGAAGGTCGCAGGTTGCACTGCGCATTTTGTGGATGAGGGTGTGGATTCAGGTCCCATCATTCTGCAAGGAGTTGTGAAAATCGAGGAAGGAATGACCGAAAGAGAATTGACTCTTGCCATTCTCAAAGAGGAACATAAAATCCTGCCCCTCGCGGTTAAACACTTCTGCGAAGATCGGCTCCTCATTAAAGACAGGAAGGTCTCAATCCTCTAG
- the lipA gene encoding lipoyl synthase, with amino-acid sequence MNPLKKKPRSNAYQPAPEKPDWLKVRLPFREKENPVDFVRSSVEGGKLNTVCESASCPNLNHCWSRKTATYMLAGDICTRRCSYCDVAFGKPLALDPEEPLRVAESAKALGLNHVVITSVNRDDLSDGGAFHYKKTVELIRERLPECKIEILVPDFKMREENLEIVYSSKPDIFNHNLETVERLFPTVAPAKKYERSLDVLKHASERGLLTKSGLILGLGETLEEVHQTLKDLRSVGVQMITLGQYLQPTPTHLPVSEYIRPEVFKDLKEFGKALGFRTVFSGPLVRSSYHADEQVPWFEN; translated from the coding sequence GTGAATCCTCTCAAAAAGAAGCCCAGATCTAATGCCTACCAACCCGCTCCCGAAAAACCGGATTGGTTAAAGGTTAGGCTTCCTTTCCGCGAAAAGGAAAATCCGGTCGATTTCGTTCGCAGTTCCGTAGAGGGAGGGAAACTCAATACAGTTTGCGAAAGTGCTTCTTGCCCGAACCTAAACCATTGTTGGTCTAGAAAAACGGCCACTTATATGCTCGCGGGGGATATTTGCACAAGACGTTGTTCTTACTGTGATGTTGCATTTGGAAAGCCACTCGCCTTAGATCCGGAAGAACCTTTAAGAGTAGCCGAATCTGCAAAGGCCTTAGGCCTCAACCATGTAGTAATCACTTCAGTCAATAGAGATGATCTATCAGATGGAGGAGCTTTTCACTATAAAAAAACTGTAGAGCTGATCCGAGAAAGATTACCTGAATGCAAAATTGAAATTTTAGTCCCAGACTTCAAAATGAGGGAAGAAAACTTAGAGATCGTATATTCTTCCAAGCCGGATATATTCAATCATAACCTAGAAACAGTAGAGAGACTATTTCCTACCGTAGCCCCTGCTAAAAAATATGAAAGATCTTTGGATGTCCTAAAACATGCATCTGAAAGAGGACTTTTAACTAAAAGTGGTTTAATCCTAGGACTTGGCGAAACATTAGAAGAAGTCCACCAAACACTCAAAGATCTTAGATCAGTTGGAGTGCAGATGATCACTCTAGGACAATATCTGCAACCAACCCCAACACATCTTCCTGTTAGCGAGTATATCCGCCCTGAGGTATTTAAGGATCTGAAAGAATTCGGAAAAGCCTTAGGTTTCAGAACAGTATTCTCCGGACCTTTGGTCAGAAGTTCTTATCACGCGGACGAGCAAGTGCCGTGGTTCGAAAATTAA
- a CDS encoding pseudouridine synthase: MPGDSLSEKIAKEKSGEESSKEIRINRFLADCGLGSRRKVEELILSGKVKVNGAVEKNLSTKIRVGSDIVQVGNKKLDPPTESVFLALNKPKGFLCSHSDRFHSNTVFELLPKKYGKLFIAGRLDLDSRGLLLLSDQGHLVQEITHPSEGSEKEYEVILEEDLDAKEVKDRFTKGFMDEGEFLKAEKVTSLVKGEESSKFRVILKQGRKRQIRRMFSILGGRVIDLQRIRIGKLSLEKLKIGEGKFVLLDPKVWRP; the protein is encoded by the coding sequence ATGCCGGGGGATAGTTTGAGCGAAAAAATCGCAAAAGAAAAATCGGGGGAAGAATCCTCCAAAGAGATCCGGATCAACAGATTCCTGGCAGACTGTGGCCTAGGTTCTCGCAGAAAGGTAGAAGAATTGATCCTTTCCGGCAAAGTCAAAGTCAACGGAGCTGTAGAAAAGAATCTAAGCACAAAGATCCGTGTGGGTTCCGACATAGTTCAAGTTGGAAATAAAAAATTAGATCCCCCTACAGAATCGGTATTCTTAGCGTTAAACAAACCGAAAGGTTTTCTTTGCTCCCATAGCGATCGTTTTCATTCTAATACGGTTTTTGAATTACTCCCTAAAAAGTATGGAAAACTTTTTATAGCAGGAAGATTAGACCTGGATTCCAGGGGACTTCTTCTTTTATCCGACCAAGGACATTTAGTTCAAGAGATCACTCATCCATCCGAAGGTTCCGAAAAAGAATACGAAGTAATCTTAGAGGAAGACTTGGATGCCAAGGAAGTGAAGGATAGATTTACTAAAGGGTTTATGGACGAGGGAGAATTTTTAAAAGCGGAGAAGGTTACATCCTTAGTAAAAGGAGAAGAATCTTCTAAGTTTAGAGTGATCTTAAAACAAGGAAGAAAACGTCAGATCCGTAGGATGTTCTCAATCCTTGGTGGAAGAGTGATCGATCTACAAAGGATCCGTATCGGAAAACTTTCTTTGGAAAAATTGAAAATCGGAGAAGGTAAGTTTGTCTTACTGGATCCTAAAGTTTGGAGACCATGA
- a CDS encoding lipoprotein LipL45: protein MNKIISVASAVLMVGLLTSGACKKPAENADSANAKQSQPSAIVVFSVGEAKIQHADLTEDKASLGTVLKEGDKVETKAKAKVDIQFSDGSAIRLAEKSSLEFSALALNTQGNTDTRLSLVSGKVFAKVNKASKDDQFSVVTPTAIAGVRGTSFVVDRTKNDRSVVKVLEGSVAVSPRVRALEGASAEEISANAELQKIKASLDKAEVILEKDESSIVKAPDKKFGEKELTKLDATLEKDIPKAVTKLSGAGVSKTEEEEIRTIVTLDKDTTDKLVKLNIDPKSGKIDEATNAANEAERKKIEEELAKRQSDELKRFKNVLVSAPKNLKTNKDLVNYYEKLEKIVLADGKTTIIGAIVDQQGSTMIVHTEDGIKKINQDDVKEVIYDFQTKSEN, encoded by the coding sequence ATGAATAAGATCATTTCCGTTGCATCGGCCGTCCTAATGGTCGGTCTGTTGACATCCGGAGCTTGTAAAAAGCCTGCGGAGAACGCGGATTCCGCGAACGCAAAACAGAGCCAACCATCGGCAATCGTAGTATTTAGCGTAGGAGAAGCAAAAATCCAACACGCTGACTTAACTGAAGACAAAGCTAGTCTTGGAACTGTCCTGAAAGAAGGGGACAAAGTTGAAACCAAGGCAAAAGCGAAAGTCGATATCCAATTCTCAGACGGTTCTGCCATTCGTTTGGCTGAAAAGTCCAGCTTGGAATTCTCCGCTCTCGCTTTGAATACCCAAGGAAACACTGATACAAGATTGTCTTTAGTTTCTGGAAAAGTTTTCGCTAAAGTAAATAAAGCAAGCAAAGACGATCAGTTCTCTGTAGTAACTCCGACCGCAATCGCGGGAGTTAGAGGAACTTCTTTCGTTGTGGATCGTACTAAAAACGACAGATCTGTTGTAAAAGTATTAGAAGGATCCGTTGCAGTATCTCCAAGAGTTCGCGCTCTGGAAGGTGCAAGTGCTGAAGAAATTTCTGCGAATGCAGAATTACAGAAGATCAAAGCTTCTTTAGACAAAGCTGAAGTTATCTTAGAAAAAGATGAGTCTTCCATAGTAAAAGCTCCTGATAAAAAATTCGGTGAGAAAGAACTTACTAAGCTAGACGCTACTTTGGAGAAAGATATTCCTAAAGCGGTTACTAAACTAAGTGGCGCTGGAGTATCCAAAACCGAAGAAGAAGAGATCAGAACTATCGTTACTCTGGACAAAGACACAACCGATAAATTAGTAAAACTGAATATCGATCCTAAGTCCGGAAAAATAGACGAAGCTACAAACGCTGCTAACGAAGCTGAGAGAAAGAAAATCGAAGAAGAATTAGCTAAGCGTCAGTCTGACGAGCTGAAAAGATTCAAGAACGTTCTTGTTTCCGCTCCTAAGAACCTGAAAACTAATAAGGATCTTGTAAACTACTACGAGAAACTGGAAAAAATCGTATTGGCTGATGGCAAAACTACCATCATCGGAGCGATCGTAGACCAGCAAGGTAGTACGATGATCGTCCATACCGAAGACGGTATCAAGAAGATCAACCAGGATGATGTAAAAGAAGTTATCTACGACTTCCAAACTAAATCCGAAAACTAA
- the fliS gene encoding flagellar export chaperone FliS, with protein sequence MSLARKSTASVEQYKSNEISTVSQGRLIVMLYEGAIRFLNVAIENNTPRKYDVVNNNILKAQEIVTELMLALNMENGGEVANNLLGIYVYIKKRLLEANMKKDSEILSEIIKYLEDLKLAWEEIEKKEKTSSVVPMPSAGSRGTGLSLQG encoded by the coding sequence ATGTCACTTGCTAGAAAATCGACGGCGTCCGTCGAACAGTATAAATCCAACGAAATTTCTACTGTGAGTCAGGGCCGGCTTATCGTGATGCTATATGAAGGGGCAATTCGCTTCCTGAACGTTGCCATCGAGAATAATACACCCCGCAAGTACGACGTGGTGAATAATAATATCCTAAAAGCCCAAGAGATTGTGACTGAACTGATGCTCGCTCTGAACATGGAGAACGGTGGAGAAGTCGCAAACAACCTGCTTGGCATTTATGTTTATATTAAAAAACGCTTATTAGAAGCGAATATGAAGAAGGACAGTGAGATCCTTTCCGAAATCATTAAATATCTGGAAGATCTAAAACTTGCATGGGAAGAAATTGAGAAGAAAGAAAAAACTTCTTCCGTGGTCCCTATGCCTAGCGCCGGTTCTAGAGGAACTGGTCTTTCCCTCCAAGGTTAA
- the purH gene encoding bifunctional phosphoribosylaminoimidazolecarboxamide formyltransferase/IMP cyclohydrolase, whose translation MVKITRALISVSDKTGLIGFAKYLESKGVEIISTGGTLKTLTENGIKAIAIDDYTGFPEILDGRVKTLHPKVHGGLLGVTSKPEHKQKMEELKIPKIDLVVVNLYPFVQTVSKPGVHLDEAIENIDIGGPSMIRSASKNYRHTVVVTDPNDYKTVEESMKVNDGSVDADTSFLLMRKAFSHTAMYDTAISSWFNKLAGEKFPDILNLSFTKKQKLRYGENPHQGAAFYEPLFTKSEFSPLQGKELSFNNMLDFDAAFHISALLPDNTVCIIKHLNPCGIAYADDTLEAFRLAKRTDPISAFGGIIGIKGTVTGELAVLIGETFVEGVIAQKFEPAALEYFSKKPNVRLIEIADFQEALDEMDLRPIHHGILLQDRDYATITEKDLKIVSKKQPTEEDIRGLMFAWSTVKFIKSNAIVYTEENATLGIGAGQMSRVDSVQLGATKALNVGLSVVGSYVASDAFFPFRDGIDAIAKVGAKAIIQPGGSIRDEEVIKAADEHGLIMVFTGMRHFRH comes from the coding sequence ATGGTCAAAATCACTCGTGCCCTTATTTCAGTTAGCGACAAAACAGGACTTATCGGATTCGCTAAGTACCTCGAATCCAAAGGAGTGGAAATCATTTCCACTGGTGGAACCCTCAAAACACTTACCGAAAACGGAATCAAAGCAATAGCGATAGATGATTATACCGGGTTTCCGGAAATCTTGGACGGAAGAGTAAAAACTCTCCACCCGAAGGTCCACGGAGGGCTCTTGGGTGTGACCTCCAAACCGGAACACAAACAGAAGATGGAAGAATTAAAAATTCCTAAAATCGATCTGGTTGTTGTGAATTTATATCCATTCGTGCAGACTGTTTCCAAACCCGGAGTCCATCTGGACGAAGCAATAGAAAATATTGATATTGGCGGACCTTCTATGATCCGTTCCGCTAGTAAGAACTACAGACATACAGTTGTAGTTACCGATCCGAACGATTATAAAACTGTGGAAGAATCTATGAAGGTAAATGATGGTTCCGTAGACGCGGACACTTCTTTCCTTTTAATGAGAAAGGCATTCTCTCATACTGCAATGTATGATACTGCAATTTCTTCTTGGTTCAATAAGCTTGCTGGGGAGAAGTTCCCGGACATCCTGAATTTATCTTTCACCAAAAAACAAAAGCTTCGATACGGAGAAAACCCTCACCAGGGTGCCGCATTCTACGAACCTTTGTTTACCAAGAGCGAATTTTCTCCTCTGCAAGGAAAAGAATTATCTTTTAATAATATGTTAGATTTTGATGCGGCATTCCATATTTCCGCACTTCTTCCTGACAATACCGTTTGTATTATCAAACACTTAAATCCTTGTGGGATTGCTTATGCGGATGATACTTTAGAAGCTTTCCGTTTGGCAAAAAGAACGGATCCTATTTCTGCATTCGGTGGAATTATCGGGATCAAGGGAACTGTTACCGGAGAGCTTGCCGTTCTCATCGGTGAGACATTTGTAGAAGGTGTGATCGCTCAGAAGTTCGAACCTGCTGCTCTGGAATATTTCTCTAAGAAACCGAATGTTCGTCTGATCGAGATCGCAGATTTCCAAGAAGCATTGGATGAAATGGATCTCCGACCAATCCATCACGGAATTCTTTTACAAGATAGGGACTATGCAACCATCACTGAAAAAGATCTAAAGATCGTTTCTAAAAAACAACCTACTGAAGAAGATATCAGAGGTTTGATGTTCGCTTGGTCTACTGTAAAATTTATCAAGTCAAATGCGATCGTTTATACGGAAGAGAATGCAACTTTAGGAATTGGTGCAGGACAAATGTCCAGAGTGGATTCAGTTCAATTAGGTGCGACTAAAGCTCTAAACGTTGGACTTTCTGTTGTTGGTTCTTATGTTGCAAGTGATGCATTCTTCCCATTCAGAGACGGGATCGATGCGATCGCAAAAGTAGGAGCAAAAGCAATCATCCAACCCGGAGGTTCTATCCGGGACGAAGAAGTGATCAAGGCAGCTGATGAGCATGGACTGATCATGGTGTTCACCGGCATGAGGCATTTTAGGCATTAA